The genome window TTGGTCACGTCCATCAGGAGGTTGGGTCCGGTTCCGTCGGGGCCGAAGCACCAGATCTTACGGGCCTCGGTGACCTCCCACTCGTATTTGTCGGCCAGGTAGCGTGCTCGGGCCTTGAGCTCCTGACGGGACGTCACGTCGCCCTTGTCGATGTCTTCGGCGAGACCGTCGGGGAACGGCCTGGCCTTCATGTACAGACGGTTGTGTTTGTTCGGAGACTTGGACAAACACATCTGGTCTGATTCTTCGCTGACCGTCTCCCTGTAGGACACGACGGGGTCTGATTTCTGTTGGACAACCAGACACAGGTTACATGCATTTCAGTTTATTGCCCCTTCAGCTTCAAAAGCTACGAGGAGACTGATATGGATTCAACTGCGCACCTTCAGCGGGATGCAAGCGTGGTCCTCCTCCAGATCTTTAAGGCAGATCTCCAGATGCAGTTCTCCAGCGCCGGCGATGATGTGCTCTCCGGACTCCTCGATGATGCACTGCACCATGGGGTCAGACTTGGCCAGGCGTTTGAGTCCCTCCACCAGTTTGGGAAGGTCAGCGGGGTTCTTGGCCTCCACTGCTACTCTGACCACAGGGCTGACGCTGAACTTCATCACACGCATGTTGTGTGCCTGCTCGAAAGTTGTGATGGTCCCGGTCTTCACCAGAAACTGGTCCACACCAACCAGACCCACGATGTTACCACAAGGCACGTCCTCAATGGGCTCCACATAGCGCCCCATCATCAAAATGGtcctgaaataaaagaaaagctGTGCTTTAGAAACGTTAATTAGTGATGCACTGTATTTCAGCAAGTGGAAGAACCATTACAACCAATAAAAATCATTCAATAATAAATCACTTTGAAGAAAACGTCACTAAACTTTATTTGCAGCACACCTAATGTCCAATAATATCCGTGGTTCATTACTTTTTATATTCATTTGATTCAAATTGtcaattttaaatacaataaaatgtcgTCTACACATTATTTTTGATGCACATTCATTATATGgtttaatgcatgtttaaatCTGTCATGAAGTTATTAAAGCCAccatttaattatatttcaccAACAAattgaagtagaaaaaaaaaaaacttgtgcaaTTCAAATGACCCGCTCATTTAGAGCGactatcattaaataaaataattaaaatgtacatacTTTTCAGCCCAAATGCTTCCTAAACATTTGGTTTCGCCTCAGAACAATCTCATTTAATGCacatgaaataaatgattttacagcgtttaacatttaaacattagtTATTAAGTGTGCATGTTAGTCCACAGTACATTAATTGTGAATATTACATTTAACATGAATAAATGCTGAATGAGTACAGCTCACAGAACTTCTCAAATTAAACGTTTTTAAGTGTTAGCAATATAAATAAAGCGACTTTAAGTCGTGGCTAAATGAAAACTAGTTGGTGTTAATGAGTCAGGAGTAATGCACACCTCTGGATGGGTTTCAGATAGAGATCCTCTTTTTTCCCAGGGGTGAAGTTTGGTCCCATGATACGCACTTTCTGCCCAGTGGACACCACGCCAGAGAACACGCGTCCGAAAGCATAGAAACGACCCTTATCTGTGGTCGGCACCATCTTTGAGATGTACATCATGAGGGGAGCCTTCGGGTCACAGTTCTTGATACCTGCGCAGAACACAAACTAAGAATCACACACACTTCAAACGCAACACACACCTGAGAACACGCGTGTCGTACCCATAGCAGCTTCATCATCTCCTGGCCCTTCGTAAAGCAGCTCGCAGCGGTACTTCTGGGCCGTGACGGGAGACGGCAGGTGGATGGTGATCATCTGAAGCAGAGCTTCTCCGGCGGGCAGCCAGCGACGCATCACGGCCTTCAGCAGAGGCTTGCCTTCCTTATCCTTGTCCTCCGTGTCCAGCTTGATGTCCAGCTTCTCGATCAGCTTGGCGGCTTCGTCCTTCTTGAAGTTCATGATGGCATCGAACACCTGGGGATGGAGGAAGTGAGGTGTGATCACCGGTGGATCAGAAGGAGACCTGCTCTAGTGTTTGAGGCTAACAGAAGACGAGGGGTACCTTGAAGATGGGGTCCAGGATGAGCTGGGCGAAGGTGCGGGGCAGTTTCTTTCCATCGGGGCCGTTGGCAGTCTTGCTGAACTTACCGGTGGCTGGGTCAAAATACCTGCACGAGCAGCAGAGAATGAGTAACATGCAACAAACCTAAAGGTCTAATTTACAACACCACTTAAAAAGGTTTACTGAAGTTTCATCAGCTGAAACTGAACTGACTGAATCTCACCTGTCACCCCAGAGCTTCTTCATCATGTCCTCCACTTTCTTACAGCGTTCAGCTGCGCTCAGCTGACCTTCACCTTTAGCAGCGAACTTGGCCACGTACATCTCTGCAAACTGCTTCAGAGTGAAAGCCCAGCCGTGAAGACCGGATCCGAAACCCACGGTACCGATCACCGGATCGAtctgagagaaagagcgagagatgAGCACAAACAGTCCAGCTAAAGGAACAGATATAAGAGACTACGGCTCAGAAATCACTTCAGGATCAGCGCTGGTCTCAGATATTCTGGTTAGTTGTTCATCAGCTCATCAGAGTGGTGCATGGTTTCTCCTCACAGACCACACGGTGTATTTTAACCCTTCATATAAACAAAGGAGCGTGTTCTCACCATGATGTTTCCCATTGGTCCACCCTCGTCCTCTCCGTAGGTGGAGATGACGACGTTGACGTTCTCCACGATGCGCTGGAAGGTTTGGAACAGCTCCTCGGGCTCCAGCTGCAGCTCCAGCAGGGCACGGTCCATCTTATTCATCATCAGCACGGGCTTAATGCGCTCGGCGATGGCCTGTCTCAGCACCGTCTCGGTCTGCACGCACACACCTGAGCACAAGAGGCATTTAACATCCTGGAAATCGATGCATCTTACATTGCAAAATGCAAGACTTGTGGTCCAAATGAAGGCATTAATTTAAGGAAGGGAGACTTCAGAGCAGCATTAACCCTATGTAGGCCACACCAATGACCGCTCGATGTATAACCACAGTAAAAGGTTTACCTGAGACACAGTCCACCACAACCAGCGCTCCATCAGTGACACGCAGCGCAGCCGTGACCTCGGAGGAGAAGTCCACGTGGCCGGGAGAGTCAATCAGGTTAATGAGGAAACCAGATCCATCCTTGCACTGCTTGATGAAGGCCAGATCGTTTTCGGACAGCTCGTAGTACATGGAGATGGCACTGAGAAATAGGCACAACAGAGGGAAATCAACAACCAGCTCTTTGTGCATCAACATTAGACTCTCAGCTTGGCTTGTGTTTGTTGTAATGAGCACGTCACAGATGATTGGCTACTATTAACTCGGAGTTTGGGTCATTTAGTGATAACTGAATTCGACAGGGTTTATTTTTCTATAAGCAATAAGAAAATACATCGTAAATGACTTAAACCGCTTGCACTTTTTCCCCTTCCTCACTACAGATATCTAAAGTTTTAAATGGTGAGTTTTACTGAATGACGCACTTTAGGTTTTCTTTATTAGCGAAGCAAGCTCAAATATTTGACCTTCTTGATTTACCATATTTTAGTTAAGTTAAATGGTTTAAACTTTCACACCACAGTTGCattttgcattgtgattttatGACAATATATTGTTAAAACCCTAACAAAAAGGAATAACTACAATATGACTCGATGccataaaacactgaaaatgcaGTTAAACAACCtttgattttcatgcacatcatAAACACCCTTCTGAACTCGGTTTCTAGTCATGCATGTTGCTTTTTAATCTAATTGCATTTAATGCAAACAACTGCCATTTTAATTACGTGATATTGTCAGCAGAGGTTGACCGATAACTGATTTTACCGATACAGATTAATAAACCGATAGTTT of Carassius gibelio isolate Cgi1373 ecotype wild population from Czech Republic chromosome A2, carGib1.2-hapl.c, whole genome shotgun sequence contains these proteins:
- the eef2b gene encoding elongation factor 2b — encoded protein: MVNFTVDQIRAIMDKKSNIRNMSVIAHVDHGKSTLTDSLVSKAGIIASARAGETRFTDTRKDEQERCITIKSTAISMYYELSENDLAFIKQCKDGSGFLINLIDSPGHVDFSSEVTAALRVTDGALVVVDCVSGVCVQTETVLRQAIAERIKPVLMMNKMDRALLELQLEPEELFQTFQRIVENVNVVISTYGEDEGGPMGNIMIDPVIGTVGFGSGLHGWAFTLKQFAEMYVAKFAAKGEGQLSAAERCKKVEDMMKKLWGDRYFDPATGKFSKTANGPDGKKLPRTFAQLILDPIFKVFDAIMNFKKDEAAKLIEKLDIKLDTEDKDKEGKPLLKAVMRRWLPAGEALLQMITIHLPSPVTAQKYRCELLYEGPGDDEAAMGIKNCDPKAPLMMYISKMVPTTDKGRFYAFGRVFSGVVSTGQKVRIMGPNFTPGKKEDLYLKPIQRTILMMGRYVEPIEDVPCGNIVGLVGVDQFLVKTGTITTFEQAHNMRVMKFSVSPVVRVAVEAKNPADLPKLVEGLKRLAKSDPMVQCIIEESGEHIIAGAGELHLEICLKDLEEDHACIPLKKSDPVVSYRETVSEESDQMCLSKSPNKHNRLYMKARPFPDGLAEDIDKGDVTSRQELKARARYLADKYEWEVTEARKIWCFGPDGTGPNLLMDVTKGVQYLNEIKDSVVAGFQWATKEGVLCEENMRAVRFDVHDVTLHTDAIHRGGGQIIPTARRVLYACQLTAEPRLMEPVYLVEIQCPEQVVGGIYGVLNRKRGHVFEESQVMGTPMFVVKAFLPVNESFGFTADLRSNTGGQAFPQCVFDHWQILQGDPKDPATKPFQVVAETRKRKGLKEGIPALDNFLDKL